In Balearica regulorum gibbericeps isolate bBalReg1 chromosome 2, bBalReg1.pri, whole genome shotgun sequence, one DNA window encodes the following:
- the STMND1 gene encoding LOW QUALITY PROTEIN: stathmin domain-containing protein 1 (The sequence of the model RefSeq protein was modified relative to this genomic sequence to represent the inferred CDS: inserted 7 bases in 4 codons; deleted 1 base in 1 codon) — MVCSTSNRVTVAQLSSEELQNPQEAKSQGTKNHSIAATEAAPSQEGAAWPTGTSKDEAKFKCKTSEGDSPEELLERFTSSQKSSNAQSTDVLMVSSFEDESWPLQETXRQKSSDILEELRIQRIIKSQSTTARTGKSVREEELNKMPHHHVXFPAIAHQPTGKQTEKDCPSFENQGGTGTPXPLDGEPGVLLKEITAVEATNSYTEDSVIEXPITYNCINETIWI; from the exons ATGGTCTGCAGTACTTCTAACAGGGTCACTGTTGCACAGCTGTCTTCTGAGGAGCTACAGAACCCCCAGGAAGCCAAAAGCCAGGGA actaaaaatcacagcattGCTGCAACAGAGGCTGCCCCCTCACAGGAAGGGGCAGCTTGGCCCACGGGCACTTCAAAGGATGAAGCCAAATTCAAATGCAAGACCAGTGAGGGAGACTCCCCTGAGGAACTACTAGAAAGATTTACATCttcccagaaaagcagcaatgcaCAAAGCACAG ATG TTTTAATGGTTTCATCTTTTGAAGACGAATCATGGCCCTTACAGGAAAC GAGGCAAAAATCATCAGACATTCTTGAGGAGTTGAGGATACAGAGAATAATCAAGAGCCAAAGTACCACTGCCAGGACTGGGAAAAGT GTTAGGGAAGAGGAACTGAACAAAATGCCACATCATCATGT TTTTCCAGCAATTGCCCACCAACCTACAGGTAAACAGACTGAAAAGGACTGCCCAAGTTTTGAAAATCAAGGAGGTACAGGCACCC CACCTTTAGATGGTGAGCCAGGGGTACTGCTGAAGGAAATAACC GCAGTAGAAGCCACAAACAGTTATACTGAGGACTCTGTCATTGA CCCAATAACTTACAACTGCATCAATGAAACAATCTGGATCTAA